From Paenibacillus sp. V4I7, one genomic window encodes:
- a CDS encoding YafY family protein — protein MSKADHMLSILWLLKSQKRITAKQLAEKLEINIRTVYRYIDALCASGVPIISDSGHHGGYSLLGQFNEAPLVFDLDEQKALIHAAAFAQEAGYPFGEKLSQAVAKLKMYTNEEQRHQIHLHEQGLDVILPQADASQVSLLQEVEMAVAQSVTIFMDYQKGYGSVTEARHLDPYGLVCWKSKWYVVGHCHLRKEIRSFRIDRIRKLATTEKTFERPADFSARQFILSGVLPDSDKPDELISVKITGREQALDDLCGHWFLAHSLVERSQLEAHFKLEERYIRFDLPYFLLTYGGTLRIKEPLLLQNQMIEVTKNSHNYYAAAQLD, from the coding sequence ATGTCAAAAGCAGATCATATGCTTTCTATCCTGTGGTTGCTCAAATCTCAGAAGCGAATAACAGCTAAGCAGCTTGCTGAGAAGCTGGAAATAAACATCCGAACCGTCTATCGATACATCGATGCTTTATGTGCCAGCGGAGTCCCGATTATTTCCGATTCCGGGCATCATGGCGGTTATAGCTTGCTCGGTCAGTTCAATGAAGCTCCGCTTGTATTTGATCTGGATGAACAAAAAGCGTTAATTCATGCGGCCGCTTTTGCCCAGGAGGCGGGGTATCCGTTTGGAGAGAAATTAAGTCAGGCCGTCGCCAAGCTGAAAATGTATACCAATGAAGAACAACGCCATCAAATCCATTTACATGAGCAAGGTCTTGACGTCATTCTTCCCCAAGCTGATGCTTCGCAAGTATCCCTGCTTCAAGAAGTGGAAATGGCGGTGGCTCAAAGCGTAACGATATTTATGGATTATCAAAAAGGCTACGGATCTGTAACAGAAGCTCGTCATTTGGATCCTTACGGACTTGTTTGCTGGAAAAGCAAATGGTATGTGGTAGGTCATTGTCATCTTCGTAAAGAAATTCGAAGCTTTCGTATCGATCGTATTCGAAAGTTGGCTACGACGGAGAAGACTTTTGAACGGCCTGCTGATTTCTCGGCGCGTCAATTTATCCTTTCAGGTGTACTGCCTGATTCGGATAAGCCAGATGAGCTTATCTCTGTCAAAATTACAGGAAGAGAGCAAGCACTAGATGATCTATGTGGTCATTGGTTTCTAGCCCATTCGTTGGTAGAACGTTCGCAGCTTGAAGCTCATTTTAAACTGGAAGAGCGATACATCCGGTTTGATCTTCCCTACTTTCTTCTGACTTATGGGGGCACCCTTCGCATTAAAGAACCGCTGCTGCTCCAAAACCAAATGATTGAGGTAACCAAAAATTCACACAATTATTATGCGGCGGCGCAGCTTGACTGA
- a CDS encoding sigma-54-dependent Fis family transcriptional regulator — MENNFLSEAAASSWKRCHELGLMPTDPIDDDILTGSHMQSLLRQNEQTIHYTEQIFEQMHTGIKQSGQMALLIDSEGTIIHTVGDIDFSRRALAVQLQVGANWAERRKGTNAIGVALAEKKAVRVHAEEHYFNSNHFLTCASAPVFNSIGELIGIINISGKQENYHAYTFTLACMAAHSLQNKILLEESKKEHLITLRELEHSSLNHPLPLLSLSRDNRILRANHAAIRIVGSDAIGKVFTKLEGFSVETIHNEHQKLWQSVSIQKQAANEQHLYAFRDIVGTCPTLLQKKELAKKAAATDFPVLLLGESGVGKELFAQSIHTASTRSAEPFIALNCSAIPDSLVESELFGYARGAFTGANKDGNAGKFEAAHKGTIFLDEIGDMPLRAQAALLRVLQEGVITPVGSAKSKAIDIRVIAATNKDLATEIKAGRFRADLYYRLKVIHITLPSLRKRSDILTLADHLLQKHASPCPFITEAAQQKLLTYSWPGNIRELSGILMQAVFLAGGQAIDAEHLSFEESDEAVQAGPGKDHPLTLKDAEITAIKKALKNSEWNLSKAAGQLKIGRTTLYRKIEEYGITLF, encoded by the coding sequence GTGGAAAATAACTTTTTATCAGAAGCGGCGGCGTCATCTTGGAAGCGCTGTCACGAACTTGGTTTAATGCCCACCGACCCCATTGACGACGACATCTTAACCGGAAGCCACATGCAATCTCTGTTAAGGCAAAACGAGCAAACCATACATTATACGGAGCAAATATTCGAGCAAATGCACACAGGCATCAAGCAATCCGGTCAGATGGCGCTGCTTATCGATTCGGAGGGAACCATTATTCACACGGTTGGAGATATCGATTTCTCCCGCCGGGCGTTAGCGGTTCAGCTGCAAGTAGGAGCAAATTGGGCAGAGAGAAGAAAAGGAACAAATGCCATAGGTGTCGCCCTCGCAGAGAAAAAAGCCGTGCGTGTGCATGCCGAAGAGCATTATTTCAACTCCAATCACTTCTTGACCTGCGCCTCGGCACCCGTCTTCAATTCAATCGGCGAACTGATCGGTATCATCAATATTAGCGGCAAACAAGAGAATTACCACGCCTATACGTTTACACTTGCCTGTATGGCAGCCCATTCCCTACAGAATAAAATTCTGCTGGAAGAGTCGAAGAAGGAGCATCTCATTACCCTCAGAGAACTCGAGCATTCCTCACTAAATCATCCTTTACCGCTGCTTTCTCTAAGCCGGGATAACCGCATCCTTCGTGCTAATCATGCCGCCATCCGCATTGTTGGAAGTGACGCAATTGGCAAAGTGTTTACGAAGTTGGAAGGCTTTTCGGTCGAAACCATTCATAATGAGCATCAGAAGCTGTGGCAGTCCGTCTCCATTCAGAAGCAAGCGGCAAACGAGCAGCATTTGTATGCGTTTAGGGATATTGTCGGTACGTGTCCGACCCTCTTACAGAAGAAAGAACTAGCCAAGAAGGCGGCAGCGACTGATTTTCCTGTCTTATTATTAGGTGAAAGCGGTGTGGGGAAAGAATTGTTCGCGCAATCCATTCATACCGCCAGCACACGGTCGGCAGAGCCGTTCATTGCACTGAATTGCAGCGCCATCCCGGACAGCCTGGTCGAGAGTGAATTGTTCGGATACGCTCGCGGGGCTTTCACGGGAGCGAACAAAGACGGTAATGCCGGGAAATTCGAGGCCGCGCACAAAGGTACTATTTTTCTAGATGAGATAGGCGACATGCCTCTTCGTGCGCAAGCTGCTTTACTAAGAGTACTCCAGGAAGGCGTGATTACTCCGGTAGGCAGCGCGAAGAGCAAAGCAATTGACATTAGAGTCATTGCTGCAACGAATAAGGACTTGGCCACGGAGATTAAAGCAGGCCGATTTCGGGCTGATCTATATTACCGATTGAAGGTGATACATATTACGCTGCCGTCATTACGAAAGAGAAGCGATATTTTGACATTAGCCGATCATTTACTCCAAAAGCACGCTTCGCCCTGTCCATTTATAACGGAAGCAGCGCAGCAAAAGCTGTTAACCTACAGCTGGCCGGGCAATATAAGAGAGCTTAGTGGCATTCTTATGCAGGCGGTCTTCCTAGCTGGAGGACAGGCGATTGACGCTGAGCATCTATCGTTCGAAGAATCCGATGAGGCTGTGCAAGCAGGGCCAGGCAAAGATCACCCACTCACGTTGAAGGACGCGGAAATCACGGCGATCAAGAAGGCGTTGAAAAACTCGGAATGGAACCTTAGCAAAGCCGCCGGACAATTGAAAATCGGAAGAACGACGCTATATCGTAAAATTGAGGAGTACGGCATAACGTTATTTTAA
- the adh gene encoding aldehyde dehydrogenase, producing the protein MIYAQPGQNGSKVTFKKRYENFIGGQWTAPIKGQYFDNPSPVNNRVFCEVPRSTSEDIEMALDAAHAAKDAWGRTSVAERAVILNKIADRMEANLEMLAVAETWDNGKPVRETLAADLPLAIDHFRYFAGCIRAQEGSLSQLDDNMVAYHFNEPLGVVGQIIPWNFPLLMATWKLAPALAAGNAVVLKPAEQTPASILVLIELIQDLLPPGVLNIVNGFGLEAGKPLASSSRIAKIAFTGETTTGRLIMQYASQNLIPVTLELGGKSPNIFFEDVVARDDAFFNKALEGFAMFALNQGEVCTSPSRALIQESIYDQFMERALKRVAAIKQGNPLDTETMIGAQASTEQVEKIMSYINIGAQEGAECLIGGDRAKVDGDISEGYYIQPTVLKGHNKMRIFQEEIFGPVLSVTTFKDQEEALAIANDTLYGLGSGVWTRDMTTAYRMGRSIQAGRVWTNCYHAYPAHAAFGGYKSSGIGRENHKMMLSHYQQTKNLLVSYSPDALGFF; encoded by the coding sequence ATGATTTATGCACAACCTGGACAAAACGGATCAAAGGTTACGTTTAAAAAACGGTACGAAAATTTTATCGGAGGGCAGTGGACTGCGCCTATTAAGGGTCAATACTTTGATAATCCATCACCTGTAAATAACCGTGTTTTCTGCGAGGTTCCACGCTCTACTTCAGAGGATATCGAGATGGCTTTAGATGCTGCGCATGCTGCAAAGGACGCATGGGGGCGCACGTCCGTTGCGGAGCGTGCCGTCATTTTAAATAAAATTGCTGATCGGATGGAAGCGAATTTGGAAATGCTCGCGGTTGCTGAGACCTGGGATAACGGGAAGCCGGTTCGAGAAACGCTCGCGGCTGATCTGCCACTGGCGATCGATCATTTTCGCTATTTTGCAGGATGCATTCGCGCCCAGGAGGGTTCGCTCAGCCAATTGGATGACAATATGGTAGCTTACCATTTCAATGAGCCTCTTGGCGTCGTCGGTCAGATTATACCGTGGAACTTTCCATTGCTTATGGCGACATGGAAGCTTGCACCAGCACTTGCGGCCGGAAATGCGGTCGTTCTGAAGCCCGCTGAGCAAACGCCGGCATCCATACTGGTGCTGATAGAGCTCATTCAAGATTTGCTGCCGCCAGGCGTACTTAATATCGTCAATGGTTTCGGACTTGAAGCCGGTAAACCGCTTGCCTCGAGCAGCCGGATCGCGAAAATCGCCTTTACCGGCGAGACAACGACAGGCCGTTTAATTATGCAGTATGCTTCGCAAAACCTGATTCCGGTCACCTTGGAGCTGGGTGGTAAGTCACCAAACATTTTCTTTGAGGATGTGGTCGCACGTGATGACGCTTTCTTCAATAAAGCGCTCGAAGGCTTTGCAATGTTCGCCCTGAATCAAGGAGAAGTCTGCACCAGCCCGTCACGCGCATTAATTCAGGAATCGATTTATGATCAATTTATGGAAAGAGCCTTGAAGCGAGTCGCTGCCATCAAACAGGGTAACCCTCTGGATACGGAAACGATGATTGGCGCACAAGCCTCTACCGAGCAAGTTGAGAAAATTATGAGCTATATCAATATCGGTGCACAGGAAGGGGCCGAATGTCTGATCGGCGGAGATCGGGCAAAGGTAGATGGAGATATCTCCGAGGGCTACTACATTCAGCCGACAGTTCTGAAGGGGCATAACAAAATGAGAATCTTCCAAGAGGAGATTTTCGGACCGGTTCTTTCCGTTACGACGTTCAAGGATCAGGAAGAGGCGCTGGCGATCGCGAATGACACGCTCTATGGTCTTGGCTCCGGTGTTTGGACGCGCGACATGACCACGGCCTACCGGATGGGGCGCAGCATTCAAGCCGGCCGCGTATGGACGAATTGCTATCATGCGTATCCTGCCCATGCTGCCTTCGGCGGCTATAAGAGCTCGGGCATTGGCCGCGAGAATCACAAAATGATGCTCTCCCATTACCAGCAAACCAAAAATCTACTCGTCAGTTACAGCCCCGACGCACTGGGCTTCTTCTAA
- a CDS encoding DUF779 domain-containing protein: MTIEVSKVVATDAALELIEIVKAKHGPVMFHQSGGCCDGSSPMCYAQGEFLIGDSDVWLGDIGGAPFYMSKSQYDYWKNTMLIIDVVPGRGGMFSLEGPEGRRFLTRSRMFSDEERRVLGL; the protein is encoded by the coding sequence ATGACGATAGAAGTGAGCAAGGTCGTTGCTACCGATGCCGCTCTAGAGCTAATCGAAATTGTAAAGGCCAAACATGGCCCTGTCATGTTCCATCAATCTGGCGGATGCTGCGATGGCAGCTCTCCGATGTGCTACGCGCAAGGGGAGTTCCTTATCGGCGATAGCGACGTATGGCTGGGGGATATAGGCGGCGCCCCTTTCTATATGAGCAAGTCGCAATACGATTATTGGAAGAATACGATGCTCATCATCGACGTGGTGCCCGGCAGAGGTGGGATGTTCTCGCTTGAGGGGCCGGAAGGGCGACGTTTTCTGACTCGCTCGAGGATGTTCTCGGATGAGGAGCGGCGTGTGTTGGGTCTCTAA
- a CDS encoding ParM/StbA family protein, whose translation MTKNEVLTTTITLSIDNGSSHVKVIYDHLDKNFIFPNVLAQPFGERFLLMEQGDPLDFLDVQITSPSIESDQYRHVYVGNLAIGDEGIIHEIVGDKAVQKKAQRPETMVTLLTAAAYAIAKKHEDAIRRGKKRIKAAVNLGTGLPIREITKFREEFAHKITGGVHSVTFGTTPVFKGITVEMEFSLPTDISIDDVSGVYDLEATSKSHLSHKGFGIADVGGVDMDIAFFKPGLDLDQRHSTGAKIYLNDALESIRNEVNSQGEELIASTAELTLMLVNKEYEIYAEGKVVFDMTSLINRHMRILAEKVLKYARNSWKHVRYANEFWFIGGGAVVLQPWIEKLNAELGLPIKFDSVEHSQFRNVRGTFLMLDHALKHADESAAASADSEGVSESGSGSD comes from the coding sequence TTGACAAAGAACGAAGTCTTAACCACTACCATCACGCTGTCTATTGATAATGGCAGCAGTCACGTTAAAGTGATTTACGACCATTTGGACAAAAACTTTATTTTTCCTAATGTACTAGCACAACCGTTTGGTGAACGATTTCTTTTGATGGAACAAGGTGATCCCTTGGATTTTCTTGACGTACAGATTACATCGCCTTCGATAGAGAGCGATCAGTACCGACATGTTTACGTGGGTAACTTAGCGATCGGTGACGAAGGGATTATTCATGAAATTGTAGGGGATAAAGCGGTGCAAAAGAAGGCCCAGAGACCCGAAACAATGGTGACACTCCTTACGGCTGCGGCGTATGCCATTGCCAAGAAACATGAGGATGCCATTAGGCGGGGGAAAAAGCGGATTAAAGCCGCTGTCAACTTGGGTACAGGTCTGCCGATTCGTGAAATAACGAAATTCCGTGAGGAATTTGCTCATAAGATTACAGGAGGCGTACATTCCGTTACATTCGGGACGACCCCCGTATTTAAAGGGATAACGGTGGAAATGGAATTTTCGCTTCCTACCGATATCAGCATAGACGATGTATCCGGTGTTTACGACCTTGAGGCCACTTCCAAATCGCATCTATCCCATAAAGGCTTCGGCATTGCCGATGTTGGTGGTGTTGACATGGATATCGCGTTCTTCAAACCCGGTCTCGATCTGGATCAGCGGCACTCTACCGGCGCTAAGATCTACCTCAATGATGCTTTAGAGAGCATTCGCAACGAGGTTAATTCGCAAGGCGAGGAATTGATCGCTAGCACGGCGGAATTGACCCTCATGCTGGTCAACAAAGAGTATGAGATTTATGCGGAGGGTAAGGTTGTTTTTGACATGACAAGCCTTATTAACCGGCACATGCGCATATTAGCGGAGAAAGTGCTGAAATACGCCCGCAACTCTTGGAAGCATGTTCGCTACGCCAACGAATTTTGGTTTATCGGCGGTGGAGCAGTCGTTTTGCAGCCTTGGATTGAGAAACTAAACGCTGAGTTGGGCTTGCCCATTAAGTTTGATAGCGTGGAACACAGCCAATTCCGGAATGTGCGAGGCACCTTTCTTATGCTTGACCACGCGCTGAAACATGCGGACGAATCCGCGGCAGCTAGTGCTGATTCTGAAGGAGTATCTGAGAGCGGGAGCGGTTCGGATTGA